The following DNA comes from Bryobacteraceae bacterium.
TGGCGGCTGCGACACGATCAGGTCAAAGCGATCTCCGCGCACCGGTTCGTCGAGGGAGCCGAGGCGAAACCGCGCATGGGTGAGGCCGTTGACGGCGGAGTTCCACTCAGCGAGGGCGACGGCGCGCGGGTTTACGTCCGAGCCCGTTACGCCGCCCTCAAGCAGGAGAGAGAGAGTGCCCGATCCGCAGCCCAGATCCCAAACGCGAGCGTCCGGCGGCAACCGGGCGAGCGCGGCATCAAGGAGGAGCGCGGTGGTTTCGCCGGGCGGCAGCACGGTATCCGGACCGGGGCGTTCGGGCCAATCGGAGAACAAGTAGATTCCGCGAGCGACGTCCAGGCGGAAGCGGCCGACGACCGGCGCGCAAAGCGACAACAATTCCGGGCCGAACAAGCGAGCGAGTTCTTCTTCGTTTGCCAAACCGCCGTCGCGGAAGACGCGGAGCGCGACGTAGGGCGGATCCGACGCGAGAGCGGCGTGGCGAGGCGGTGTGCGGCGGGCGAACGCCGCAGTGAGGCCGATGTCGTTGAAACGCAGGCCGACATGCGACCAAGCCGCGCAATGGGGCGGAGGATGGATAGGACCACTGTGCCATGGTTCGGTCACGCATTGAGTAGAGCCTCGATCGGCGGCATGCGGAAGGCAGGGTCCATGACGGTGGGGAGGTGGTGTTTGCGTGCGGACCAGAGGCCGAGGGAGGCGGCCATGAGGAGGTCATCGTGTTGGGAGGCTTTGGCGGGTTCGAAGCGGGCGCCGCCGGAGGCGGTGCGTTGACGCTCCATCTGCTCCATTTCGCGGATGAGGGTGGGCGCGTGGGGGATGTTGGAGGAGATGAGGACTTCGCGCTTCCGGAACAGGAGGAACATACCCATGAGCAAGTCGCGTTTGGGAACATCCCACCCGTAGCGGTTGCCGTGCTCCTGGCCGCCGGAGGTGATGGTGACGGAGTGGGTGCGGGGCCGGTAAGTGGAATCCGCGAGCGCCTTTTTCAGCATGTCGTAGACGGGCGCGCCGACGCCGGTGGCGTCGACGGCGAGGGTGACCTGTTCCGGGAGGGCGGCATCTTCGACGATTCGGCAAACGTGGTCGACGGTCTGGGGGTAGGGCGTGTGGAGGGGGAAGCGTTCGAGGTGGCGGATGCGGTAACGCACGGCTGGGACGCGCTCAAAGGTAACGGGGTCGCGCTGATCGGAGAGCGTGGCGAGGTACTCGACGATGGCGAGGGCGGAGTAGTCGCGGCGTTGTCCGAGGTCGATGCCGATGTAGAAATGCTGCCAGGGCGGGGCGAGGACGGCCTTGAGGCGTGGGGGGCGAACGAGTCCGAAATCGGAGTTGTCGACGGGTTGGAGGGGCGCCGGGTCCGGGGTGAGGGCGGCCTGGATGTCGTCGGGGTCAAAGAGGGCGGACCGGTTCTTAGTGAATTCACAAAGATACTCCTGGGCGAAGACGGCCTCGGGCAAGTTGCCGCGTTCTTCGGCGAGGAACTTCGAGGAGATGCGAGGGCACTCGGTGGCGGGAGCGCTGATGCGGACGAAGGAGCCGGCGCCGGCGTTGGAGGCCGACCATGTGTCGTAGAAGAAGCCGGAGCGTCCGTTGGGAGTGGAGAGGAGGCAGAGAGCAGCGTCGTCGTGGGTGGCGAGCATGGGGCGGACGGAGTGGTACAGATCGTCAGAGACACGGGCGGCCTCGTCGATGATGAGGAGAGTGGCGGAGAAGCCGCGGATGGTGGCCTCCGAGCTGGGGAGGGCGAGAATGCGGGACTCGTTGGGGAGACGGATGCCGGTGCGAGTGGCGGGGTCGCGACGGGTGGAAATGTTGAGGTGGCCGAGGTGGGCGCGGATCTTGAGCAGCAGTTCGATGGACTGGCGTTCCGAGGGGGCGAGGATGAGCGTTACGGACTTTCTCTTGGCGAGGGCGTGGTGGAGCGCTTTGACGGCGGTGATGGTCGACTTGCCCCATTGACGGGAGCAGTTGAGGATGATGCGACGATGCCCGGTATCGAGCACCTGCGCCTGTTTCGGGTCCGGATGGAAACCGAGTTCTTGCGTGGCGAAGGCAAGGGGATTGAACAGGGACCGGGCTTTCATCGATTTCGAGCTCAACCGATGTCGCAACCGAAATCGCGGTAAACGACATCCATCGCCTCGTTCAGCGCCCGGATAGCCTGTGGAAACTGATCCATGGTGAGTTGGAGGGCATCCTTGAGGGCCTCCCAGAAGTCGATGGAGAGTTCGATGTTTTGGGACGCAGCTTTCCCGTTGGCGGTAGCGGAAGGCCTGGATTGGACGGCCGCGGGCGCTGGTCTTAGTCGGATTCGGGGGAGATCGGAGGGGTCGAAGTCTTCCCGGAAGTGTTCGAGCATTCGATGTTCTCCTTCGTTTCGCCCTTTGGCGGGCAAGGATCGCTGATTTGGGGCGCGGGGGGCGCCGGTTCGGGTTCCGACGGCTTTTCGTTTTGCATTCGACTGGTTTCCAGGGACTTATTGGCCTCGCGAGCCTCCCGGGCGTCCTCCTTTTCGGCGACTTGCAGTTCGAGGAGGCGCAGTTTGAGACGGTGTTCGCGAAGGTCCTGGAGGCGAATGAGGGCGCGGCCGCGTTGGCGGGCGATGCGGTCCATGTAACGCTCGATATTGGCGAGGGACGAGCCCTTGGTGTGGAGGGATTGTTCGGCGAGGGTGGTGCGCTCCGAGTTTCCGATGCGCTCGTATTTTTGTTGAATGTTCGGTACGTTGTCGACGAGTTCGAGATCGATGAGGGA
Coding sequences within:
- a CDS encoding class I SAM-dependent methyltransferase; this translates as MTEPWHSGPIHPPPHCAAWSHVGLRFNDIGLTAAFARRTPPRHAALASDPPYVALRVFRDGGLANEEELARLFGPELLSLCAPVVGRFRLDVARGIYLFSDWPERPGPDTVLPPGETTALLLDAALARLPPDARVWDLGCGSGTLSLLLEGGVTGSDVNPRAVALAEWNSAVNGLTHARFRLGSLDEPVRGDRFDLIVSQPPFLAGGSSLFLHGGARGDELARAILELAPRYLTRNGLALIFADWLLAPGERIEDRLPRVDGAMRVWTTSIDGAAWAASYGVADMPARVAQCLIEIRGGCGESVSREFIDVGGNWGAAVGK
- a CDS encoding terminase large subunit yields the protein MKARSLFNPLAFATQELGFHPDPKQAQVLDTGHRRIILNCSRQWGKSTITAVKALHHALAKRKSVTLILAPSERQSIELLLKIRAHLGHLNISTRRDPATRTGIRLPNESRILALPSSEATIRGFSATLLIIDEAARVSDDLYHSVRPMLATHDDAALCLLSTPNGRSGFFYDTWSASNAGAGSFVRISAPATECPRISSKFLAEERGNLPEAVFAQEYLCEFTKNRSALFDPDDIQAALTPDPAPLQPVDNSDFGLVRPPRLKAVLAPPWQHFYIGIDLGQRRDYSALAIVEYLATLSDQRDPVTFERVPAVRYRIRHLERFPLHTPYPQTVDHVCRIVEDAALPEQVTLAVDATGVGAPVYDMLKKALADSTYRPRTHSVTITSGGQEHGNRYGWDVPKRDLLMGMFLLFRKREVLISSNIPHAPTLIREMEQMERQRTASGGARFEPAKASQHDDLLMAASLGLWSARKHHLPTVMDPAFRMPPIEALLNA